CATCGCCGACGACGATGTCGGCTCCGGCGGTGGCGGGCGGTTCGAGCACCGAGAGCGCCACGGCGTCGCTGCCGACGCAGAACAGCGCGTCGGCGTCGTGCGCGAGCGCGCCGATCGCGTCGAGTTCCGGTTCGAGCAGTCCGTAGTCGTTCGGCGTCGCCGCGTACACCAAGAGCGTGTCGTCGCCGACGAGCGACTCCAGGGCGTCCACGTCGGCGGTCCCGTCGGTCGTCGGATAGCGCTCGACCGCGATTCCCGGTCCGTTGGTGTAGTTTTCGAGCACCGACCGGACGCGTTCGGGGAGCGAATCCGGGACCAAGACGGTGTCGCCGTCGGCCCCTCGGACGCGACTCGCCAACAGCGCCGCCTCGCCGAGCGCCGTCGATCGATCGTACATCGAGGCGTTCGCGACGTCCATCCCCGTCAGCTCCACCACGAGCGACTGGAACTCGAAGAGCGCCTGCAGGAACCCTTGGGCGATCTCGGGTTGGTACTGCGTATAGGAGGTCAGAAACTCCGAGCGCAGCGAGAGGTGGTCGACGACGGAGGGGACGTAGTGGTCGTAGTGACCGCCGCCGAGGAACTCGGTCAGCTCCGTCGACTCGTCGAGGACGGAGCCGACGCGGGCTCTCGCATCCCGTTCGGAGTGCGCGTCGATGCCGTACTCGCCCGTGAATCGGACCGCATCGGGGATGTCGAACAGCTCAGCCGGGTCGTCGATACCGACTTCGTCGAGCATCGCGGCGCGCTCGTCGGGCGGATGCGTCGCGTACGGCATCAGTCTCCCCCACGAGACTGTTTACGCTCGGCGGTCATTCCGTCTGCTCCTCGTAGGCGTCGGCGTCGAGGAGTTCCTCGACGGCCGCCTCGTCGACGTTTTCGAGTTCGATCAGCCAGCCGTCGCCGTACGGGTCGTCGTTGATCAACTCCGGCGCGTCCGTCAGCGCCTCGTTGACCGCCGCAACGGTCCCCGAAACGGGAACGTAGACGTCGGAGACGGCCTTGATCGACTCGACGACGCCGTACTCCTCGCCCTCGTCGAGGTCGGTCCCCTCCGCGGGGAGTTCGACGAAGACGATGTCGCCCAGTTCGTCCTGCGCGAAGTCGGTGATGCCGACGCGGTAGGTCCCGTCGGTCGGTGCGATCCATTCGTGCGATTCCGTGTAGCGTCGGTCTGTCGGTACGTCAAAACTCATATTTGTGCTCCTGTGTGTTCAGTTCGATCGGCGTCGCTGCAGAAACCGCTGGTCAGTGATCGTTGCCTCGCGTCCCTCGCCGCGGATTTCGACGCTGACAGGGGTGCTCTCCTCGGCGTGCTCCGTATCGACGTAGGCGAGCGCGATCGGCAGATCGAGCGTCGGGCTCATCGTTCCGCTGGTCACGCGGCCGACCTCGTCGCCGTCGACGACGACCGGGCAGCCGTGGCGGGGGACGCCGCGCTCGCGGAGTTCGATTCCGACGAGTTTCTCCTCGGTTCCTTCGCTCCGGAGGCGTTCGAGCGCGTCGCTGCCGACGAACTCGCCGCTCTCGTCGACGGCGAAGCCGAGCCCCGCCTCGACGGGCGTTCGCGGCTCGTCCGCGGGGTGGAAGTCCTGCCCGGAGAGAAGCAGTCCGGCCTCGAGCCGGAGCGTGTCGCGAGCGCCGAGCCCGCAGGATCGGACGTCGTCGAAGGCGGCCCAGACCGCTTCGGACTCCTCGGCGTCGAAGACGATCTCGACGCCGTCCTCGCCGGTGTAGCCGGTCCGCGCGACCAGCGCGTCGACGCCGTCGATCTCGCTCCGCCGCGCGCCGAACCGCGGCACGTCGGCGATCGGATCGGCGGCGACCTCCTCGACGCGGTCGATCGCCTCCGGGCCCTGCACGGCGACCATCCCGCGGTCGTCCGTGCTGTCGGTTACTGTCACGTCGAGGCCGTGCTCGGCGGCCGCCTCGCGCCAGCGCGCCGTCATCTGTTCGTTGTGGCCGGCGTTCGGGACGAACAGGTACCCCGACTGCGCGGGCAGATCGTAGACGACGGTGTCGTCGAGGATGACGCCGTCTTCACGGAGGATACACGCGTACTGCGCACCTCCCGGTTCCAACGACGCGACGTCGTTGGTCGTCAGCCGGTCCATCAGTTCGGCGGCGTCGGGGCCGTCGACGTACACCTCCCCCATATGGCTCACGTCGAAGATCCCGGCCGATTCTCGGACCGCCGCGTGCTCGGCCCGGATCGAGTCGAACTGGACGGGCATCTCCCAGCCGCCGAACTCGGTCGTCCGTGCGCCGGCCGCCTCGTGAACGGCAGCGAGCGGCGGTCGCTTCGGCGACATCAGATCCGTTCCTCGTACTCCAAATCGCCGTCGAAGGCGCTCTCGAGGATGCCCGCGAGATCCTCGACGGCCGTCGCCCGCGGGTTCCCGGTGAGGCTGCCGTCGTCGGACGCCTGTTCGGCCAGTCGGGTGACGGCGTCGCGTTCGGCGGCCGTCTCTTCGAGCGTCTCCGGGATACGAACCGAGTCTGCCAGCCTGCGGGTCGCGCGAACGGCCTTGTAGCCCTCGACTGCGGCGGGATTCGAACGGTCGACGTCCTCGCCGAGCGCCTCGGCGACGTCGACCATCAGCTCCGGAACTTGGGGAAGGTTGTACTCCATCACGTACGGGAGGATGATCGCGTTCGCTAACCCGTGCGGGACGCCGAACGCGCCGCCGACCTGGTGGGAGATGGCGTGTACCGCACCGAGTCCGGCCCCGTTGAACGCCATTCCGGCCTGCATACTCGCGCGGGCCATCTCGGTGAGCGCCTCGCGGTCGCCGCCGCGGTACTCGACCGCCCGCGGGAGGTGTTCGCCCACGGACTCGATCGAATCCAGCGCGATCGCGGAGGTCTGGCTCTGCGCCTTGATCGAAACGTAGGCCTCCACGGCGTGCGTGAGCACGTCCATCCCGGTCGCGGCCTTGATCGGCGCGGGCGCACTGGCGGTCAGTTCGGGATCGACGAGCGCCAGGTCAGCCAGCAGTTTCACGTCACCGATCTCCTCTTTGATGTCGGTGTCGGCGTCCTTCACGATGGTCCAGTGGCCGACCTCGCTTCCGGTCCCCGCCGTCGTCGGGACGTAGATGCTCGGCGGCGGCTGATTCGGGACGTTACCGCTGCCTTTGTAATCGAGAATATGACCGTCGTTCGTCGCGAGGATACTCGCGGCTTTCGCGGTGTCGATCGAAGAGCCGCCGCCGACGCCGATGATGAGGTCCGCGTCGGCGTCGTCGTAGGCGTCGGCCGCTTCGTGGACGACTTCGTCGGTCGGATCCGGTCGGACGCCGGTCCAGACGTCGGACGCTCCGCCCGCGTCCTCGATCGCGTCGACGATCGGCTCGAGGACGCCCGCCTGCGCGACGCCCTCGTCGGTCACGACGAAGGCCCGCTCGGCGTCGAACTGTGCTACGTACGTTCCGATCTCCGATGCGGCACCCCAACCGAAGAGCATCCTGTTCGGGGCGTTCCACATCTTCAGTGAGTCTGTCATTGTCGTGTGTCGGGTGGTGGTCGAGGACGGCGGTTGTTATCGGAGCGTTCTCGCACGTGTCCGGTCACCCGATCGCCCCCTGTGGCGCGATCGTATGAGCCATCGTCGCAAACGCTTCGATACCGTGTCACTCGGCCCCGCGGTACCCGGAGCGTGGCCGCTTCGCCGCATCACTATTCTGTCTCATATATATGGGGCGTTAAGTACGGCCACGCCCGGACCGCTTCTCAGTCCCCGTCGAGCGGATATTTGGGACGCTCGACGTGCTCGTAGCTGAACGACGAGAGGTCGGGGCTACACAGCCCCGGTGCGGAGACCTCTCTGATCTCCCCGGCGATCGGCTCGAAGGCCGCCCGGTAGTGCACGGTGCTCTTCAGGACCAGCACGCGCTGGCGCTCTGGGGTGATCCCCTGGCTCCGAAACACCTCCGGATCGTACGGCTGCTGGCGGTGCGAACCGACGATCACGTCGATACCGCCGATTTCGAGGACCGCCGTCCGCTCGAAAGAGACCTGCAGCCCCGTCGACATCGGTCCCTGATTTCGGTAGGTCCCGTCCGAGAGCGAGCGGACGTAGGCGTCGACGGCGATCGGATCGCCGTTGTCTTCGATGTGTCCACCCAACTCGAGGGTGACCGACGAGCCGACGCCCGCCTCGACTGCGACGTCGACCGCCGCCGGGTCGTAGATGGCGGCGAGGGCGACGTCCTCGACGCCCGCGTCGAGCAGCGCTTCGAGGATCACGGTCCCGTCCTCGGCGCTCCCGCCGCCGGGGTTGTCCGCGATGTCGGCGAGGACGAGCGGGCCGTCGCTCGCGTCCCACTCGCTCGCCTCTGTGACCGCCTCGTCGACGTCCGTGTACGTCCGATCGAACTCGTGGCGTCGGTCGGCGGCGTCGCTCGCGATGTCGGCGCAGGCGGCGCGCGTCTCGTCCGTGCGAGATTCGTCGGTGACGCCGACGACGCTGAACCCCGCTTCGGGGACGTCCGCGTTGGCGAAGCCGCCGAAGACGGAGACGTCGGGTACCTGCGCGGACTCGGCCTCGGACGCGGCATCCAGCAGTGACGCCATCGGCTCGTCGGCGGTCTGGAGCACCGGAAGCGGCGGCAAAAGCGGCGCGCGCTCGACGACGATCGTGGGATCCAACTCGCCGTTCAGCGTCGCGGCCATCGCCCGCGCGGCCGTCTCGCCGGTGTCGCCGATGTCGACGTGCGGGTACGTGTCGTACCCGAAGAGGCCGTCGGCGTGGGCCCTCATCCGTTCGGAGATATTCGCGTGCAGATCGAGCGTCGCCATCACCGGGACGTCGTCGCCGGCGGCCTCGCGCACGCGCTCGAGGATGTACCCGTCGCCGTCGCGGTCGCGCTCGCTCACCATCGCGCCGTGGAGTCCCAACAGGACGGCGTCGGGATCGTGCGCGTCGATCCCCGAGAGCAACCGATCGAGGAAGCTATCGAGCGCGTCGGCGGTGACGACGCCTCCGGGCGTCGCGTTCGCCGCCACCGTCGGGACGACCTCCCAGCCCTCCTCGTCGGCGACGCGGAGGAACCCGCCGAGATCCGTGTTCGTGCCGCGGAACTCGGGGACGATCTCCTCGCAGACGAAGTGAGAGGTCGACTCGAACGCCTCGAACCCCGTCGACAGCGACGAGAACGTGTTCGTCTCGTGTTTGATCCGGGCGACGACGACGGTCTCGGTCATCGGTAGGGGTCCTCCATCTCGTCGTACTCGACCACGACGCTGTCGACCGTCGTGAACGCCTCCACCCCTTCGAGACCGCCCTCACGGCCGATTCCGCTCTCTTTG
This DNA window, taken from Halobellus sp. LT62, encodes the following:
- a CDS encoding M81 family metallopeptidase is translated as MTETVVVARIKHETNTFSSLSTGFEAFESTSHFVCEEIVPEFRGTNTDLGGFLRVADEEGWEVVPTVAANATPGGVVTADALDSFLDRLLSGIDAHDPDAVLLGLHGAMVSERDRDGDGYILERVREAAGDDVPVMATLDLHANISERMRAHADGLFGYDTYPHVDIGDTGETAARAMAATLNGELDPTIVVERAPLLPPLPVLQTADEPMASLLDAASEAESAQVPDVSVFGGFANADVPEAGFSVVGVTDESRTDETRAACADIASDAADRRHEFDRTYTDVDEAVTEASEWDASDGPLVLADIADNPGGGSAEDGTVILEALLDAGVEDVALAAIYDPAAVDVAVEAGVGSSVTLELGGHIEDNGDPIAVDAYVRSLSDGTYRNQGPMSTGLQVSFERTAVLEIGGIDVIVGSHRQQPYDPEVFRSQGITPERQRVLVLKSTVHYRAAFEPIAGEIREVSAPGLCSPDLSSFSYEHVERPKYPLDGD
- a CDS encoding iron-containing alcohol dehydrogenase family protein, producing MTDSLKMWNAPNRMLFGWGAASEIGTYVAQFDAERAFVVTDEGVAQAGVLEPIVDAIEDAGGASDVWTGVRPDPTDEVVHEAADAYDDADADLIIGVGGGSSIDTAKAASILATNDGHILDYKGSGNVPNQPPPSIYVPTTAGTGSEVGHWTIVKDADTDIKEEIGDVKLLADLALVDPELTASAPAPIKAATGMDVLTHAVEAYVSIKAQSQTSAIALDSIESVGEHLPRAVEYRGGDREALTEMARASMQAGMAFNGAGLGAVHAISHQVGGAFGVPHGLANAIILPYVMEYNLPQVPELMVDVAEALGEDVDRSNPAAVEGYKAVRATRRLADSVRIPETLEETAAERDAVTRLAEQASDDGSLTGNPRATAVEDLAGILESAFDGDLEYEERI
- the gcvPA gene encoding aminomethyl-transferring glycine dehydrogenase subunit GcvPA, with protein sequence MPYATHPPDERAAMLDEVGIDDPAELFDIPDAVRFTGEYGIDAHSERDARARVGSVLDESTELTEFLGGGHYDHYVPSVVDHLSLRSEFLTSYTQYQPEIAQGFLQALFEFQSLVVELTGMDVANASMYDRSTALGEAALLASRVRGADGDTVLVPDSLPERVRSVLENYTNGPGIAVERYPTTDGTADVDALESLVGDDTLLVYAATPNDYGLLEPELDAIGALAHDADALFCVGSDAVALSVLEPPATAGADIVVGDASVLGMGTTYGMGLGIFAAREEYLRQLPGRLVGASEDDSGNRAYTLTLQTREQHIRRERATSNICSNQAWVALRASIHAAWLGPRGLIDLAEECVAGVDELCARLDGVEGVTAPVYEGAHFREVAVETDAPAAVVAGRLREEGFALRTRSDGGDGAEGEDGSEDDDESDDEYLVVCVTDTNRDAVDDLADALASVSEVSE
- the gcvT gene encoding glycine cleavage system aminomethyltransferase GcvT, whose amino-acid sequence is MSPKRPPLAAVHEAAGARTTEFGGWEMPVQFDSIRAEHAAVRESAGIFDVSHMGEVYVDGPDAAELMDRLTTNDVASLEPGGAQYACILREDGVILDDTVVYDLPAQSGYLFVPNAGHNEQMTARWREAAAEHGLDVTVTDSTDDRGMVAVQGPEAIDRVEEVAADPIADVPRFGARRSEIDGVDALVARTGYTGEDGVEIVFDAEESEAVWAAFDDVRSCGLGARDTLRLEAGLLLSGQDFHPADEPRTPVEAGLGFAVDESGEFVGSDALERLRSEGTEEKLVGIELRERGVPRHGCPVVVDGDEVGRVTSGTMSPTLDLPIALAYVDTEHAEESTPVSVEIRGEGREATITDQRFLQRRRSN
- the gcvH gene encoding glycine cleavage system protein GcvH, whose translation is MSFDVPTDRRYTESHEWIAPTDGTYRVGITDFAQDELGDIVFVELPAEGTDLDEGEEYGVVESIKAVSDVYVPVSGTVAAVNEALTDAPELINDDPYGDGWLIELENVDEAAVEELLDADAYEEQTE